CTGAGCAGGTCAGAAGACCTAGAAAAGTCCTCAGATACCCCACTCTGTCCAACCCCCTTTCTcatatacaaatacaaatgaaTGAGCAGGAAAAGAGGAGGTCTGGACCCACTAAAGTACTTGAAGAAGCACAAGTGTCGTAGATATACCGCCTTTTGCCCTGGGTGTTCTAGATCCCATAGAACACGTTTCAGCTGGACTCAGAATCAGACTAGCCAGGGGTTCTTCTGAACAGCTCAGGCCAGACCTCTGGGCTCCTCTGGGGACCCTGGGATGTGAGGCCTTGCAGTTTCCATTCCATTGTCCCCAGGCCTCCTGACCTGGTGACAGAGAATGCCCTGGAAATGTGAGTCTGTTTTTCCCAGTTCCTCTTCATGACCAGGAAATGGCAGCTGGCCGGTTGGGGTCCTGGGGGAAAGGGCTAACCTGGGCTGTTAGGTAGCTACTAGGTTTAAAGGTAGACAGGGAGATGGCGTCATCAGGGCAGACCAGGCCCACTTCCTGTGACCCCAGACCTTGGCAGGCAGGTCTTGCTGAAACCAGGCATCTCCCTCACACCTGGGGAAAAGTTTAGGGCTACGTGTTGCCTCTTCATCCCATTAACCCTAGAAATCTTCTGGTTAGAGTGGCCCCTTACCCCAAATCTGGCCTAGGTCTGAAGACTGCAGAAGGATAGTCATGATGGGCCCATCCTAGAGCCTGGCTAGCTGGGTATGGCGGGGACAGGAGGGCGGGGGGACAAGAGGGCGGGGACAGGAGGGCAGCGGGAAGGGCCTGAGGCCAAAGCCAGTTTTCTGTGCTCCCTTTAGCCCCAGCCTGGCTGGCCAGATCTCCTCTCCTTCAGGGGACCATGGGGCCACCCAAGCCAGTCACCTTCCTCTTCCAAGCTCTACTCCCATGACTGTTGATTTCTGGCACGTGGAGGCAGAGTTATGAATCCACAAATGCTGCAGCCCATACCTCGTAATGTGTCTGTGTCCACTTAGAGCCCCACAACCtggctgagtgtgtgtgtgcatgtgtgtgtagtaTAGTTTGTAGTTGaccatatgtgtatataatagcTTGTGTATTTATATGTGAGTACAGAATTAGTGCCTGTGGcggttttctgtattttaaacccATTGAATTGATTAGTTTTATTTTAGGGAAGTAGGAAAGGGGGAGTGGGGGGAAGTGTAGGAAGAAGGACTCTTAGCAAAATCATTCTCTAGGACTATTAGTCGCAATCTCCCAGTGAGCTGTCATGATGcccttttcaaataaatgttaatGTTGTCACCACATGGCTGTTTGATTTCTTTAAAGCAAATGGTTTTTTTGAGAAGCAAATGCGATCTGAAAATACCAACAGTGTACTACTGACATTTAGCCACCTCCACCAACCATGGCTTTACCTGTCTCAGAGGGAGAAGGTGCGGAGGAAAGGAGGCTACCAAGAAGGAAACCTCAGGCCCAGCATGCCCAGCATGGGAGCATCCTGTTAGGAAGGCCTAGGCCATTATTCATTCTAGCACATTCCATGTAAGCCATACTGGGGAACATCTTGTCTTAAGAATCTGgctttctggccaggtgcagtggctcatgcctataatcccagcactttggaaggccaagatgggtggatcacttgaggccaggagtttgagaccagcctggccaacatggtaaaaccccatctctactaaaactacaaaaattagccaggtgtggtggcgggcgcctgtactcccaggtactcgggaggttgaggtgaggaaatcgcttgaacccgggaggcagaggttgcagtgagccgagattgcaccactgcactgcagcccgggagacagagcgagaccctgtctcaaaaacaaaaaaagaatctggcTTTCTGACTCACCGCATATCGAAACTACACAGGGAGAATTCCcgattattttttcattgtgaaCTCCCAGAGCATCAAAATAACAAAGGGTGCATATGTCAGCGCCACACACAGAGGCTTCCCAGCTGGCTTTGCTCCATACTGCACTGGTCTATCTAATGCATTTGACATGTATGTGTGCATCTCTATGTGGTAAGTCTCATGTGAATTGTAAATGCATGTAAATGTGcaaacctgtggtcccagcattGTGACAGCACTATGGGGAGATACAAAAGAAACACACACCTGGCTTCTGCCCTTGCAGAGCTTGGAATTTTCCTGAGAGAAGATAGGCACGGATGCAGCAAGGAACTTGCCATCCAAGCCGGACAGCATGCCCTCTAGTGTGGAAGGGGCTGACGGCAGAAACACTGAAAATGAACAGGGGACCTGGCAAAGGGCATCACTTGCCCCACAAAGGTGGACATGAACCTGAGTTCATACTGAAAAAGAGAGttgcattcattatttttttattttttatttttttttttttgagacggagtctcgctctatcgcccaggctagagtgcagtggccggatctcagctcactgcaagctccgcctcccgggtttacgccattctcctgcctcagcctcccgagtagctgggactacaggcgcccgccacctcgcccggctagttttttgtattttttagtagagacggggtttcacggtgttagccaggatggtctcgatctcctgacctcgtgatccgcccgtctcggcctcccaaagtgctgggattacaggcttaagccaccgcgcccagccgagagtTGCATTCAAAATGGTAGGGGAggcaggggcggtggctcacccctgtaatcccagcgctttgggagaccgaggtgggcagatcacctgaggtcaggatgtTCCAagccagtctggccaatatggtgaaaccctgtctctactaaaaatacaaaaattagctgggcatggtggcacatgcctgtaatcccggctatttgggaggttgaggcaggagaatcgcttgaacccgggagacaaaggttacagtgagctgagattgcgccactgcactccagcctgggtgacagagcgagacttcgtctcaaaaacaacaacaaaattgcaggggagggtgggggatTCCAGGCAGAGGGTATAGGAGGATGCGAGGCCTGTGAGGAGACCAGCAAGTGTGAGGCAGCGCCTTCATCTGGGGAAGCTTGGGAAGCAGGGTTTGGTAAAGAGAGAGTGCCCATCTACAAGGGTCCTACCCACCATGCTTAGTAGTTTGGAATTGACAGAAATTGGGGTGGGGGCACTGTTTTGACTCGAGTCTGGGACTGTGGGGGAAAGCAAGATTTTGTATACACTAATATGAAGAATTCATATATGATGGGCTGGGGAGAGGGCTGGAGACTAGGAGACTGGTTGGTTAGGAAGCTGTTATCAGAGAGGCCTGGGGGAAGTACTAAGGATGAGGAGAAGGGTTGGAGCTGAAAcatgtggggagggaggagcttGGGCATAGGAGAGATCAGAGGGCCTCAGTCAGGGCTTAAGCCCTAGGGCCTGGAAGAAGCAACTGTGTAGAGTATGTTGTATTAAAACAGACATGTGTCTccatgagtgtgtgtgagagagacggTATGTTTGAGCGTATCTGTGAGTAGCCTGGGAGTGCAAATTGGAATTGATACCAACTCTCAGCTCTCACACTTAGCTTCTGTGATGAAAAGATTGtccattttctcctttaatctttacaataaccCTCATACTGGGAAGGGAGGGATAGATGACAGAACTAAATTTTGGAGAAGTTCAGAGACTTGCCTAAGGTCCTATGGATTGCCAGGAGCCGTCAGGACTCAGTTCCCCGGAGACATTACAGAGACTTCTCAGGTGACAGTCCAGAGCCCTCCCAGGCGTGGGTAGGCCTCAACCTGTACAACTGGCTTTTGGAGGTGGACAGGAGCTGGGGAGTCCCTGAGCGCCTGGGGTCACTCTTGCAGGAATCCTGCCTTTGCACGTGTGCTAGCTGAGCAGTCTCCCACTCAGTGGAGTGTGTGGAAAATACGGCCATCCTGGAGGTGTTGGAGCCACCCTGAGCCTTCACCCAAACTATCTGATCCCTTGAAGATCCATTTGGGGATAGGGGGAGGAAGCACATTTTCCTTACACTCTCACTACGTCCCGGGAAATATCCTACCGAATGGAAACCACTGTGCTTCTCCGACCCATGCTGCTGTTATTTGACGGCtacgtatttttattttattcacacaGTTTACATTCAAAGTCAGAGACGGATGTGAAATTTGAAAGATTTTATTCCCTAACTACAGACAGCTTTAAGAGGCTGAATATCTGCCGCGACCACCGCCCCCAGGCTGGGAGGCAGCAGGGCAGGGGAGAGCGAGGGGCTTTGGGGTCGACCTCCCCGGGGAGGGTAGCCCCAGGGCCCCGATGTGCCCTCACTGGCCCTTCTTGTAGGCGTTCTTGATGATGGCGTTTTTGAACAGTGTCACCAGGGGAGTCTGGCTCTTCTCGGAGGTCATGAAGCCGCCGTAGCGCTTGTCCTTGGGCGGGCTGCCCCAGCGGAAGTGCTCCATCCTGTAGGGGCCCTCATCCTTCTTCTCGGCCGCCACCAGCAGGCTGTGCTCCAGGTCGTCGGCAGGGCCGTCGGGGCCATCCCCCGCCCGGGGCCGCTGGCCGGTCAGCTCCCTCTTGAACTCCAGGGGGAAGGCCTCGGCCGACTCGTCCTCGGCGCCACTGGGGTACACCTTCACCGGGCGCCGCTTCTTGCCCACCGGCTTGCCCCAACGGAAGTGCTCCATGGAGTAGGAGCGCTTGCCCTCGCGCGGGCCCGGCTCGGGGCCGCCCTCAGGTAGCAGGCCGCGGTCTTCGCCAGCCGCGACGTCCTCGCGCTTCCGCGCTGCGCCGCTGCCGCTGCTACTGTTGCGTCGGCCTAATCGGTCCCAGCGGAAGTGGCCCATGACGTACTTCCGGGGGTTCTCGGTCAGAGGCTGCTCGTCGCCATTGCCCGGAAACACAGGAGTCTCGGCCGAGAGGTCGGGCTTGCAGGCCCGGATGCACTCCTGGGGGAAGACGCGAGGGCATGAGGGCAGCCCGTGCCCTGCACCCCGGCCCGGCCACTGTGCGCGTCACTGCACCTAGGCCCTGGCTGCCCTCGCCACGTGCCGGGGACACAGGGCGCAGTGTCGGGCGTGTCAAACGTCGAGGCTTCCCTAAAGAGCAGGTCTGCCCACCTGCTTTCTTGGCACTCGTGGGCATCTAAGATCTTGCCACCGACTCTCTTGTCCCATCCCCTGCATGCTTCTGCCTGGCAACTACAACAAACTCCCCATCCCATTCCGTGGTTTGTCTAGCCATCTACCCATTCCTAGCTTTTGTGAATAGGACCAGAGTCTTATTGTTATATGCCTGACATAAAGGAGTGGCTCCAGGAAAGGCAGACAGGTGGTAGTTGTTGGCGCTTAATGAACATTgagggcagggcgcagtggctcatgcctataatcccaacactttgggaggccagggcaggcagatcacctgaagtcaggagttcaagaccagcatggccaatttatggtgaaataccatctctagcataaataaataaataagctgggtgtggtggcgggcgcctgtaatcccagctactcaggagcctgagtcaggagaaccacttgaacccgggaggtagaggctgcagtgagccaagatcacaccactgcactccacactccagtctgggtaacagagcaagactccatctcatttaaaaaaaaaaaaaattgaataaatacatatggTTTAATTCAAGTCCAGGAGGGGAGTGGGGCTGAAATTTGGGGGATAATCTCTCCACGTGATAGAAGTCTGGCTACTAAGGcccatatttttaaacatattttaaataatgcccCAACCTTACCTCAGTGATGGAAAACCTACTTTATGCCCTACCCCAGCTCCATCTCTGCACTAAGCCTCCAAAACTGCACCTTGGTTCTTTCACGACTTCTGAGCTGATCTCTGAGAGATACCCCAGTGAGCTCTGGGGCAAGCTCATTTCCCTGTAATCTCATTCTGACTGGAGGGAGGGGTGGAAAGCTAGGGTTATTTCCACCTATGTGGAACCCGTGTCTCTGCTCCTTGTCCCTGGAGGACTCAATTGTGGTACATATTTGCTTAGGAAAATGGCTGCGTAGGTTGCAGCCTTGAGTTTTCAGtgataaaaagatgaaaagctCACTGGCTGCTCTCTTACTTGAGaataacaaaggagaaaataaaaggattCTACCCACTCTGTTGAGCTGGACATTGCCGACTCCAGGTGTTTAGAATTACAACTCTGTGGAATGTTAACAATGGAAaaaactaacttacactcccctCTCCTGGATGGATAATGAAACAGGAGACTCAGAGAGATGATAGGACCTGGTCAAGGTCCCACAGCTCACGACTGGGACTAGAACCCATGTGTCCTGACTGTGTCCAGTGCGCCCTCCCTGGTGAGCTGTGCAGTGGGTGTCTCAAGTCAAGAGACTCTTGGGTCTTTCTGAACTGGAACTCACAGAATTCCCTGGactctttgtttctattttatattacACATGAAAATTGGTCTGTGTCTTTGAGGACCTCATTCTATCTTCACCTTAACTCAGCTTCTGCATTGACAAAATACACAGAATGTAGTTATGTACATTCCACCCTCAGCACCTGCCAGGTGATGGTAACAGGATTAAAATCCCAGTCACTGATAATAACagtgtgggttttttgtttgctgttttgttttgttttttttgttttgttttgagacaaggttccattctgttacccagactgaagTACGAtggtataatcatagcttactgtgacctcaaactcctggcctcaagtgaacctcccaagtagctgggactacaggcacatgccaccacacctggctaacgtttttattttttgtagaaatgggggtctcactatgttgcccagtctagtcttgaatccctgggctcaagcaatcctcccaccttagcatccaaaagtgctgggattacagccatgagccatctTGCCTGGTCTCAGTGTGCCTTTTAATCTCTGGATTTGGCATCATTACTCATTTatgccccccaccacacacacacacacacacacacacacaccccacacacgcAGATACATACACCCTGTGGTGACCTGGAGGGAGCTCCTATCTGACACAAAGGGCCTTCACATGCTCTGGAAAGACTGCAGGGGAACATGGGGAAGGCCAGTCCTCCAGAAGTAGCATGAGACATTTGGCACCAattacaggaaaacaaacaaacaaacaaacaaaaaaaaacagtcccCTGGTTTTTCCTTCTTCCAGAGATGATTTGAAGAACTACCTGGCTGGTTTTGCAACTGGTAGTAGATAAAAGGGTAAGAAATATGGAATGAAAATGGCAAGTGATATGAGCTTCTTAAAAAGGAATAGTTTGGGAAGCTAAAGATTTAAAGTACAGAATAGATTGAGGGGGCAATTATTGTTCTTATAGCACCATCTCTAGCTTAAGGGGTTCAAGTTCTCCATAGAAGATGGGGCAGGAAGTAAGGATAACTAAGCAGAAATTGTGGACTCAACCCCTCTCCCCGAAGCTGCTTCCTTCCCTCATTCCTTCTCCCATTTCTTACTTCACTGCAAAGGTTCGCTCCTGCCCTGGGTTGAATCACGCCTATCACTGGGAATGAATTTCCCTTTCCCCACACCCCTTTCTTTTGAGCTTTCTCAGCTCCAGTCCCATCTGATGTCTAAGCCAAGATGGCAGTCATGGCCCACGTACCAGCAGGTTGCTTTCCGTGGTGAGGTCCTGACACTGGCTGCTCTCCAGGCACCAGCCACGCACTTCCGTGGAGGCTTGAAGCAGCAAGGCCAGCAACAGGGCCCCCGAGCGGCTGCAGCACGATCTCGGCATCTTCCAGGCAGGCTGAGGCACTGCAGAAGCAAACAAGATTGGTGGGACCCCTGCAAGGAGCAAAACAATGTTGGCCACTCACCAGGAAGGACCTTGAGCCAACATTAACAACACACTCTCTTGTGGAGTTAAAGGCATTTTAAGGACAGGAGCAATGCTGAGAAAGGAGGTGTGTAGTAGGGTGGTGGTGTAAGTTGTGGTAAGGAGGAAGAAATGGACCTGGGTAAACTGTGGCCATTTCCCTGTTGTCTTCTATTAAAACGAGACGCCTAAAAAGGTTAAGGCTGGAAACTATTTTGGGGATTGCTTGGTTCTGCCCCTCCCATGAGAGATGGGAAAATTGAAGCCCAAAGAGAGACAATTACTTTAATGTTCGTGACAAGGTACGGCTAAGCTCCTAACAGAGAACTCTCCTATTTCACTACATGAAGCTGTAGTTCTGACATGCCAGATCTAAGGGGTGAAAGCAACTTGGGAAAAACAGAGGACCCTGAAATTCCTGCTCAAGATGGTCTTTTCCCCTTTTATTCCACCAGGATCCTATCATTCCTCTGAAACTCTATTTCCTATGAATATTGGGTTGACAGCAAAGCAAATAAAACCACTGGCCAATTTAGGCAGCATTTCAAGCAACCTGATTTAATGTCCTGCACACAAATTACTCTGGTGATCACTATTATCCAGACTCCAGTAACTTTGGAGAGCTTCATTTATAAAGCAGATCTCAGTTCTTTTAAATCTGGCTCATCTTCTGAATAAATCACATGTCAGATGTCTTGTTCTCTAGATCTCTGAAATGTGGTCTGAAATGGCAGGATTTGAAGAGGATGCAGGTGTGGAGGGGAAAGAGAGACCAGAAGGGAATTACCTCCTGGGGGAACAGCCGCTGCAGATACTTTTGAAGAATCCAGAAAGTGCCTGTGGGCAGAAGCTGAGGTCAAGATACCAGGGGACAGTAAAGAGGGGTCATCCGTGATGCCTCTAGTCCCTTGCGCCCACCCCTTTCTCCAGCACTACCCTCGCACTGCCAGATTTCCCTTAACCAGGTGGATACTCTGAAGCCATCTCGAGGGCTGAGATCAGCTCACCACCAACCCTACAatcattttggatttcagaagaTCTTCTCAGCCAGCTGCtagaaagaaatgtaattataTGAGAAAAGTGATTCACATTAAAGCGTGGATGACTAAGTGTCTTGTCACTCCTAATGAACgctggcattttaaaataagtttgccTAAAAGAAATCTCTCATTTGGGGAAGCGTCGGCCAAATCTTTTTTATATAGGGGAGGCTTTGGAAATGAAAGTCCTCCGAAGCGCTCATTGTCTACTTCAGGAGGCCACTTCCTTCTCTCTGCCCCACCCTTGCCCTATTCCCCGGGCGCTGGGCCAGCGCAGGGCTCTCTTCTGAAGCGTTGCCGGGCAAGGCTGAGCATTTTCAGAGCAGCCATTAGATGGCGCTGGCAGCCAGTGACTGGCCCAGGGGCGCTTCTGCCAAAGGGGCAACTGAACGAGCGTTGGTCCTCTCCTGGCTCCAAGAGACAGGCTATTCCCATTGTAGCCTGCCAGTGATCCAGTTAAAGCACACAGTCCAAACTTGGTGGACCAGGCAATTAGATTAAAGCTCCAAGTTGACCATACCACATTTAGCTCTGAAAAATGCCCAGATGTTAGTCACAGAAAAACGGTAGTTACATATGTCACCAAATGCaaatgtaaagtaacatattagtagaggaaaaaaaataaaatcatacaggtCTG
This region of Rhinopithecus roxellana isolate Shanxi Qingling chromosome 17, ASM756505v1, whole genome shotgun sequence genomic DNA includes:
- the POMC gene encoding pro-opiomelanocortin, translating into MPRSCCSRSGALLLALLLQASTEVRGWCLESSQCQDLTTESNLLECIRACKPDLSAETPVFPGNGDEQPLTENPRKYVMGHFRWDRLGRRNSSSGSGAARKREDVAAGEDRGLLPEGGPEPGPREGKRSYSMEHFRWGKPVGKKRRPVKVYPSGAEDESAEAFPLEFKRELTGQRPRAGDGPDGPADDLEHSLLVAAEKKDEGPYRMEHFRWGSPPKDKRYGGFMTSEKSQTPLVTLFKNAIIKNAYKKGQ